Part of the Crossiella cryophila genome, GGTCCGCGATCCGCCGCACCGCCGCGTCCCGGTCCAGCCCGCCGGCGACCAGGTGGTCCACGGCCGCGGCCTCCGCCGCGCTCAGCTCCGGACTGGCGACGGCGCTCGGTCCGGCCAGCATCGCGGTGGCCGCGACGGTGACCGCGACCCCGGCACGCAGGGTGCGCCAGGTTCGATCCGACATGACTCCTCCTCGACTGCCCAGCGCACTCGCCAAGGGGTGAGCCCTCGTCACCCCGCAGGGGATGGCGTGCCGCTGTGTTGTGCAGTGCGGAGTCTGCGTTTCCTTGCGGCCACAAGGAATGACCCGGTTTTCAGGTGGCGTTCAGTTCGCGCCACTCTGTTCAAACAAGTTCAGACCACACAGTGGCCCGCACCCGTCCGGCCCAGGTCGGCAGGCTGAGTCAGTTCATACCTACTGCCGGTAGATGACAAAGCTGGGAAAGGCGTGCACACCCGGCCGGTCGCCGATGTCCCGGATGGCGGACTGGATCTCGCGCAGCTGGGCCACGGTCAGCTCCAGCGGCGGCTCGTCCGGCTGGTAGGTGGTCCGAATCGGATAGTCCACCCCGGACTCCCGGGTCATCTCGATGTGACAGCCCAGCACGTGCGAGACCGGCCGCCGCCCGGCGAAATCCACCAGCAGGTCGATGGTCGCGCCGAAGGCAGCCCAGTCCTGCACGTACAACCGTCCCGGGTAGACGGTGTCGCCGGTGAGCAGGAACCCGGTCCACGGATCGAAGTAGGTCACCGCCGCCTCGTGGTGCCCAGGGCTGGCAAGGCACTCCAGCACCCGCCCACCCAGGTCCAGGGTGGCCATCCCGTGCCCGTCGAACCCGAAGAACGCCCGCACACTCGCCAGCCCGGCGTCCACCACCGTGGTCCCGGCCCGCCCGGCGAACTGCCCGTCCCCGGCCACGTGATCCCCGTGCCCGTGCGAATGCAGCACCAGCAACCGGTAATCCAGCCGCGGATTCCGCGCCAGCCACTGCTCGATCAGTTCGTCCACGGTCCGCCGCAATGGGAACAACTCGGCTGATTCGGTCGCGCCGGTGTCCACCAGTGCGACGGTGTGTTCCCCGAACAACAGGAACAGGAACGGCGCCTCGTAATTGATCGCCATGTTCTGGCGCAGAATCACCGAGTTCTCGTCATACCAGAACACCTGGATGTCCGGATCGGTGTTGTGCTTCGCCGACTCCGAACCATGGATCCAGCGCACGTCCAGCGGTAAGGCCACCACGACTCCGCAACATACACGCTGCACAGAAGCTACTCCGTTCGGGCGAACCTTCGATCGGGCGGAGCCAATGGCTTGTTGCCATCGTCCATGGTTACGATGCGAATAAGTTGGCGATAAGCCACGTGCGGCTGGGGGGCCCGTGCTGTTCGAGGGGGAGTACCACCAATGGCTGATCCGGATGAGCACCTGCTCACGCCTACTCAGCGCAAGATGCTGGACCAGCAGAAACGCGCCAATCCGAACCCGGTTCCGGTCGACATCCAGGGGTCGTTGAGCCAGTCCGGGCGCTACCTGATCGATCCAGCGCACGCGGGGAAGGCCCTGGCCAAGCTCCAGGAGGCGCTGGACGAGGTGAAGGCGATCGGGCGGGACGCCAGGGACCTCAGGCACCTGGATGCGCCGTACAACGACCCGTACAGCAAACGGGCGGTACAGGAAATTGCCAAGCGGGCCAGCGATGAGCAGGGCTGCCATGGCAAGGCCAACAAGGATCTCGCGACCACGCTGCAGAATATGATCGACAACATCAAGGCGATGGTGCTTGAGCACGAGAACGCTGAGCGTAAGAACAAGGGCATCGGAGGCAATCGATCGTGACACGCTCCATCCGGCTCGCGACTGTCCTGGTTTCGGGTGCGCTGGTGTTGTCCGGGTGCGGTGGTGGTGGGACCACGACCACCCAGACCACCAGCGCGGCCACCAGCAGCAGCAAGCAGGGCCTGGCGCCGCCGATCAACACCCCGCTCTCGGTCGAGGCGTTCAAGAGCAGGCCGTGCGACCTGCTCACCCCCGCGCAGCGGGCGACCGTCGGCGCGACCAGGTCCGCCGAGATCAGGGAGAGCGACCTGGGTCCCGCCTGCGTGTGGAAGGAGAAGGACTCCTCCGTTGACACCTCGGTCGACGTGACCCTCTACACCAACCCGCAGGCGGTGAACTGGGAGCGCCTGTTCGAGCGGCGGGAGCAGGAGCCGTTCTTCGAGCCCGCCGGTGAATTGGCCGGGGTTCCGGCCGTGCACATCAACGACGAGTCCAAGGCCGAGCGGGGCAGCTGCTCCACACACCTCGGATTGAGCAAGGACGTCATCCTGCGGGTGTCGGTGGACCTGCCGTTGAAGTCGCCGGAATACAAGACGCCGTGTGTGGTGTCCGACCGGATGGCCACGCTCATGATCCAGAACATCAAAGCGGGGGGCTGAGATGGGACAAGAGGTCCGGTACATCGCGATCAGCCGGGACGGGAGCATGCCCCGGGCCCAGGCGTTCGACGGCCGCACGATCTACGACTACTTCAACCAGAACGTCAAGGGCACCGGCGCCACCACCGATCCCAACAAGGACAAGTGGACCAAGCTCGGCCAGCGCTACGACGCCGTGGCCCAGATGATCACCGACGCGCTGTCCACCGGCCGGGTCGCCTTCGAGGGCAAGGCCGCCGACGCCATGCAGAGCAAGATCGTGCCGGTGGTGGCGATCGCCAGGCAGGCCAAGGGGGTCTGTGACAGCGTGGCGTTGCAGGTGGCGGCGCAGGGGGATCATGCCCGGCGGACGCAGCAGGCGATGGAGCAGGTGCCGGATGTGCCGGACAAGCCGTGGCTGAACGATCTCAACCCGATGGACACCGACTACGACAAGGCCAAGCGGGCCGAGGGCGAGGCGTTCAAGCGCAACCAGGAGCGCTTCGAGTCCTACCGGGGCAACACCCAGGGCACCGTGGACGCGTTGCCGCAGTACCAGTTCCAGCCGCCGCCCGAGCTGGCCCTGGACACCCGCAACGGCAATCCGGGTGAGGTGGACCCCGGTCGCCGCGATCCGGGCCGGGTGGACCCGCCGCGCGGGTTGCCGGGCCAGCCGGGACAGCAGGATCCGCCGGGTGGCATCACGGGCGGGACCGGTGGCGGGGGTACCGGGAACGATCAGGTGCGCAACGACTGGAACGTGCCGGGGCCGCCGCCGGTGGGTGGTGGGCCGCTGCCGCAGCCGATTCCCGGGCCTGGGCCGGTGCCCGGACCGGGGCCGCTGCCGGTTCCGGTGCCGCCGCCCGGGATTCTGCCGCCCGGTGGGCTGCCGCCCGGTGGCGGTGGCGGTGGCGGGGGTGGCCGGGCCGGGGCCGGTGGTGGCGGTGGGTTCGGGCCGCGGGGGAGTGGCGGGGCCTTCGGGGCCGGCGGGCGGGGTGCCGGGTTCGGGCCTGGCGGTTCCGCTGGCATCGGTGGTGACCCGCATGCCGCGGGTGGGCGTGGTGGACCCGGTGGCGCCGGCGCGCGTGGTGCGGCGGGCACGCCCGGTGGGCCGATGGGCGCCGGGGCGGGCAGCCGGGGCGAGGAGGACAAGGAGCGGCGGCGGCCGGAGTACCTGATCGAGACCGAGGACATCTTCGGGGACACGCTGGTGGTGCCGCCGCCGGTGATCGGGGAGAGCGGCGGGCCCTACGGGGGCTGAGAAAACCACGGTGCGGGGCCGGAACGCGATCGCGTCCGGCCCCGCACCATGGGCAGGGGGTGTTACGGGGTGACCTTGATGTTGGTCAGGCCGGTGGTGGCGCCGGTGACCGTGTTCGAGCTGTGGACGACGTTCGGGTTGGCCGAGCACTTGGACACCGACGGGATGTAGATGGCGTACTTGCCCACCCCGCCCAGGTCGGACTTGTTGCCACGCCAGGTGTTCCCGCAGCCGTTGGGGAAGGACGGGCTGCTGGACGGGTTGTGCGTCTCGTAGCCGTTGGCGAAGACGCCGGGCTTGGCGAAGGTGCCGGTGTTGTTCTCGATCAGGTAACCGGTGCCCTTCACGTCGATCCAGGAGTCCGCGGAGTTCTGGCCCTTGATGCCGGTGCCGTTGAACTTGTTGCCGCGGATCACCCCGCCGCTGGTGCCCTCCTTGACGTCGATGTGCTCGGCCGCCACCTCGGGCCCGATCTCGTTGTCCAGCACGCTGACCCGGTCCGAGCGGTCCGCGCCACCGGTGTTGCCGTGGCACTTCCAGTTCGAGCCTGCCGAGCCGATGTAGACGCCCTCGCCGTAGCTGGGCTGCACCAGGCCGGCGTGGGTGATCTTGGAGTTCTTGATCACGCCGTCAGCCGAGGAGCGCCGGAAGTGCACCGCTTCCTCGTCCACGTGGTGCACGTAGACCTTGTCCAGGGTGACGTGGTGGGAGTTGTCCAGGATGATGCCCTTCTTGGAGTCCTTGACCGTGAAGCCGGTCAGGTTCCAGTAGGGCGCGTTGTGCAGCCACAGGCCGTAGCCGGAGTCCCAGCCCGCGGTCGGGACGGGGCAGGACGGCGCGGTGCCCGAGGGGCCGTCGTTGATCAGCACCGCGTTGGCCGGGCCGGTCAGGGTGATCCGGGAGGAGGCCGTGCCCGCCTTCTGGGTCACGAACGAACCGCGGTACTCGCCGGGCGCCAGCTTGATCGTCTCACCCGGTTTGGCGTTGGCCAGCGCGGTTTTCAGCTGTTCCGCGGTGGAGACGTCCACCAGCGTGCCCTGCGCCGCCTCGGCGCCGAACACCGTGGCCCGGCCCGGGTTCTTCAGGAACAGGGAGCCGGAGGAGTCGGTGCGGGAGGCGTTGACCCCGTTGTTGGACTTGGTGAAGTCCACCGTCTCCTTGCTCGCCCAGTCCGGGATGGTGGTGCCGCCGGTGCTCAGGTGCTTGAACTTGCTCGCGTCCGCGGCGTCGCTGCCGAACTGGTAGATCCGCTGCCGGTCGCCGTAGTAGGGCTGGAAGGCCCCGCCCTTGCTGGCCTGCTTGCTCATCTCGTTGTTGTAGAAGACGTTCTGCGCTCCGCTGGAGCCCGACCACTTGGCCGCCTTGGGACCCGCGGCCCACCAGATCGGGTACCAGGTGGAGTCATCCGGCCCGCCGCCGCCTTCTTCCCCGCAGTTGCTCTTGCAGTTCTTGGAGGCGTGCTCGAACGGCACGGTCACCTTGTTGTTCTCGAACAGGTTGCGGCGTTCCCAGCCGCCGTGCAGGTTGAGGTCGGAGTCGAAGTCGTTGCCCACGACCACGTTGTTGGAGGCCGACCACTGGAAGGTGAAGTGCCGCAGGTTGCGGGTGGTGTTGTAGGCGTACAGCGAGTCCCACACCCGGGAGCCGCGGAAGTAGCCGTTGCCGCCCTTGCCCTTGTTCCAGGAACCGTCCAGATAGGACTCCTGGATCTGGATGTTCTTGGCGCTCTCGGTGACGATCGGGTGCGAGCCGGTCAGCTCCGCGCCCACCCGGCGGATCCAGGTGTTGGCCGCCCACTTGAGCACGATGCCGTGCATCTCGTACTCGGGCGCCACGTTGCCGTAGTTCTTGGTGGCCTCGGCCGGGGTCACGTTGTAGGTGCCGCCGCCGTGCTTGGGCATGCCGTTGAGTTCCTGGGTGATGGACAGGTCCTCGATGCCCACGCCCTGCACCACCTTGAGCGGGGTGACCCGGCTCGGGTAGGTGGTGCCGCCGATGGCCGGTGAGCCGTCGGCGGTGGAGTTCAGCGGCAGGTCGTACTCCAGGGGCTTGTCGATGGTGAGGTCCTTGGTACTGGAGTTCACCGCCGTGATCTGGAAGATCTGTTGCCGCATATGGAGATTCAGGTACTGCGCGGTGTTGGTCACGGTCTGCTGCTGGTAGAACTTGACCGTGTTGGCCGCGCCCACCCAGAGGTAGCCGCCGACCTTGAACTTGCTGATGTCGGCGTTCTTGGCGAGTTTGATCTGGTTGGCGCCCAGGGCCGAGCCCTCGCGCAGCGGGATCCCCGAGGCCCAGTGCTGGTTGATGCTGCCCTCGAAGATGTCCTTGCGGTTGGCCGGGGCCGAGCGGTGGTCGGCGGCGTACTTGGGTGAGACCTCACGGGTCTGCACCCGGAGCAGGCCGCGGCCGGGCCACATCCAGCCGCCCTTGCCCGCGCCGTGCACCATGCCGTCCTCGTCCCAGTCGCTGCCGTCCTCGGTCAGCGCGTCGTAACGAGTGTTGGCGTCCGGGCGGAAGACCAGCGTGGTCTTGCCCCGGCCCGCGCCCTTGAGTAGCAGGTAATCCGCGTCCACGCCGAGCTGCCTGCTGACCGTGAGGCGGCCCGCCGGCAGGGTGATCGAGGACAGTTTGGTGTAGCTCGCCTTGGGTGAGCACTTGGTCCGGATGTCGTCGATGGCCTTCTGCAGACCGGTGGTGGCATCGCTGCCGTCGGTCCGCACGCCGTACTGGGACGACAGTTCGCTCGCGGTGATCTGACAGGCCGCGTCCGGGTTGATCTCGTTGGGGCCGGGCAGCGCGGCGCCGCCGCGGTAGCCCGCCTTGCTCCAGTCGGGCAGGCCGGGCACAGGGGCCCGGCGGTTGGCACTGGTCAGATCGGGTAGTGCGGCCTGGACACCGGGTTCTTCCGCCGCACCGGCGGTGGGTGGGGTGACCAGGGCGGAAAGGCCGCTGAACGCGAGCGCGGCCGCGGTGAGCGCGGCCGTGCGGCGGCGTCGCCGTGCGGAATGACCCGCGGGCGACAACCGGGTGAGTCGCAACATTGATGCTCCTGAGAGATCTCGTTTCGACGGGGCAGGGCGTCGTTGGCGGCGAGACGTTCAGGCGACAGTTCAGGTGAACTCAGTAGGAATAGTAAGGAAACTATCCTAACTCAACGGGAATGTATGAGGCAAGGGCCAACGCAAACCTTTGCGCTTGACCGATTAACGCAGTTCTCCGTACTGTTCAGTAAGTAAGGTTTCTTTACCTCGGAGGTGCCGTGATCAGTCCCGTCCGCGGTACCCCGAGCCTGATGCGGGCCATCAACGACCGTGCCACCCTGCGTGCGCTGCTGGAGTCCGGTTCGCTGACCCGGCCGCAGATCGTCGCGCTGACCGGGCTGTCCAAGCCCACCGCCTCCCAGTTGCTGGCCCGGCTGCAGGAGATCGGCCTGGTCATCAGCGACGGCATCCGCAGTGGCCGCACCGGCCGCAGCGCGGAGGCGTACCGGATCAACCCGGCCGCGGCCCAGGTCGCCGCGATGGACGTGACCCCGGAACGGATCGAGGTCCAGATCGCCGACCTCACCGGCACGATCATCGGCTCGGCCACCCTGCCCGCCACCGGACCCGAGCCGGACCCGGTCACCCGGCTGCGGGCCGCGCTGACCGCCGCCGAACCGCCGGAGGGGCTGAACCGCCTGGTGATCGGCGTGCAGGGCGCGGTCAACCCGGCCACCGGGCGATTGGACTACGCCACCGACGAGGACATGCCGGGCTGGCAGATCCCAGACCTGGCCCCGAGTCTGGGGCAGGCACTCGGGGTGCCGGTGGTGGTGGAGAACGACGTCAACCTGGTCGCGCTGGCCGAACAGGCGCACGGCGCCGCCGCGGGCAGCCCGGATTTCGTGCTGCTGTGGGCCGATGACGGCCTTGGTGCGGCGCTGATGCTCGGCGGCAGGCTGCACCGCGGGGCCACCGGCGGCTCCGGCGAGGTCGGCTACCTGCCCACCCCCGGCGCGCCCACCGCCCGCGATGTCGGCCGGTTCGGTCACCACGGGTACCAGGCCCTGGCCGGGGGTCCCGCGGTACAGGAACTCCTGGCGGGACACGGGATCAGCGCACCGGACTTCCGGCAGGCGGTGGCCAGTGCGGCCCGGCGTGCCGCGGACGGCGAGGCGGCGGCCCAGACCGGGTTGCGCGAGGTCGCCGAACGGCTCGCGGTCGGACTGGCCGAGATCACCGCGGTGCTGGACCCGGGACTGATCGTGCTGGCCGGTGGGCTGGCGCTGGCCGGTGGCGAGGTGTTGCGGGAACTGGTGGAGCGGGAACTGCACGCGCTGACCATCCCGCGCCCGCCACTGCGACTGTCCACTGTGGAGGGAAATCCGGTGCTCGCGGGCGCGCTGGACCTGGGGCTGGGGCAGGTTCGGGACGAGCTGTTCGGCGCGGCCATCCCGGCTGGCTGACGGGTAAAGTCCGTTGGCGTGGCCAAACCGACCGCGGCCGAACTGGCCGACGCCCGCACCCTGATCCTGCCCGATGTGATCGCACCGGATCTGGCGGTGTTGTTCTGCGGCATCAATCCCGGCCTGTACTCCGGTGCCACCGGCCACCACTTCGCCCGGCCGGGCAACCGGTTCTGGCCCACCCTGCACCGCGCCGGCTTCACCCCACGTCAGCTGGACCCCAGTGAGCAGCTGGAGATGCTGGAGTACGGGCTGGGCATCACCAACGTGGTCGCCCGCACCACCGCCCGCGCGGACGAGCTGACCAAGGACGAGCTGCTGGCCGGGGCCCTGGCGCTGACCGAGCGGGCGGAGCGGTACCGGCCGAGGTTCGTCGCGGTGGCCGGGATCTCGGCCTACCGCGGCGGGTTCGACCGGCCCAAGGCGGTGATGGGGCCGCAGCCGGAGTTGATCGGCGGGGCCCGGTTGTGGGTGCTGCCCAACCCGAGTGGGCTGAACGCGCACTACCAGGCCGCGGACCTGGCCGCCGCGTTCGCCGAACTGCGTGCGGCGGCCGGGATCCCGGTCAGGACGGGGCCATCCCGGCGGTGAGCGAGACCCTGGCCGCCCGGCGGGCCGGGATCAGCGCGGCAAGCGGAGCCGCCAGCAACGCGGCCGCGAGCAGCACGGCGAGGCGGTCCCAGGGCAGGGTGAACAGCACCGGCTGGGCCTCGGTACTGGCGACTCGGGTGAGCAGCCAGGCGGGGGCCAGGCCGAGCAGCAGGCCGGTGGCCGCGCCGAACAGGGCGACGAACACCGACTCCACGGCCAGTGAACCGGCCAGCCCGGCCCGGCTCAGGCCCAGCGCCCGCAGCAACGCGGATTCCCTGGTGCGTTCCAGCACGGACAGCGAGAGCGTGTTGGCGATCCCGGCGAAGGCGATCAGCACCGAGAGCGCGGTCAGCGCCCACAGCAGGTCCAGGGTGCGGCGCAGCGGCGCGGCGAGTTGCTCCTTGAGTTCCGGGACTCCGCTGAGGCGGGCCAGTGGCGCGGTGGTCATGGCCTGGTCCAGGGCCGGGCGGACCTGGTCGGGGCTGGTGCCAGGGGCGAGGGCGAGCAGCAGGCTGTCCTCGTGGCTGGTGTTGTCCAG contains:
- a CDS encoding MBL fold metallo-hydrolase, with translation MALPLDVRWIHGSESAKHNTDPDIQVFWYDENSVILRQNMAINYEAPFLFLLFGEHTVALVDTGATESAELFPLRRTVDELIEQWLARNPRLDYRLLVLHSHGHGDHVAGDGQFAGRAGTTVVDAGLASVRAFFGFDGHGMATLDLGGRVLECLASPGHHEAAVTYFDPWTGFLLTGDTVYPGRLYVQDWAAFGATIDLLVDFAGRRPVSHVLGCHIEMTRESGVDYPIRTTYQPDEPPLELTVAQLREIQSAIRDIGDRPGVHAFPSFVIYRQ
- a CDS encoding DUF3558 domain-containing protein, producing MTRSIRLATVLVSGALVLSGCGGGGTTTTQTTSAATSSSKQGLAPPINTPLSVEAFKSRPCDLLTPAQRATVGATRSAEIRESDLGPACVWKEKDSSVDTSVDVTLYTNPQAVNWERLFERREQEPFFEPAGELAGVPAVHINDESKAERGSCSTHLGLSKDVILRVSVDLPLKSPEYKTPCVVSDRMATLMIQNIKAGG
- a CDS encoding right-handed parallel beta-helix repeat-containing protein, translated to MLRLTRLSPAGHSARRRRRTAALTAAALAFSGLSALVTPPTAGAAEEPGVQAALPDLTSANRRAPVPGLPDWSKAGYRGGAALPGPNEINPDAACQITASELSSQYGVRTDGSDATTGLQKAIDDIRTKCSPKASYTKLSSITLPAGRLTVSRQLGVDADYLLLKGAGRGKTTLVFRPDANTRYDALTEDGSDWDEDGMVHGAGKGGWMWPGRGLLRVQTREVSPKYAADHRSAPANRKDIFEGSINQHWASGIPLREGSALGANQIKLAKNADISKFKVGGYLWVGAANTVKFYQQQTVTNTAQYLNLHMRQQIFQITAVNSSTKDLTIDKPLEYDLPLNSTADGSPAIGGTTYPSRVTPLKVVQGVGIEDLSITQELNGMPKHGGGTYNVTPAEATKNYGNVAPEYEMHGIVLKWAANTWIRRVGAELTGSHPIVTESAKNIQIQESYLDGSWNKGKGGNGYFRGSRVWDSLYAYNTTRNLRHFTFQWSASNNVVVGNDFDSDLNLHGGWERRNLFENNKVTVPFEHASKNCKSNCGEEGGGGPDDSTWYPIWWAAGPKAAKWSGSSGAQNVFYNNEMSKQASKGGAFQPYYGDRQRIYQFGSDAADASKFKHLSTGGTTIPDWASKETVDFTKSNNGVNASRTDSSGSLFLKNPGRATVFGAEAAQGTLVDVSTAEQLKTALANAKPGETIKLAPGEYRGSFVTQKAGTASSRITLTGPANAVLINDGPSGTAPSCPVPTAGWDSGYGLWLHNAPYWNLTGFTVKDSKKGIILDNSHHVTLDKVYVHHVDEEAVHFRRSSADGVIKNSKITHAGLVQPSYGEGVYIGSAGSNWKCHGNTGGADRSDRVSVLDNEIGPEVAAEHIDVKEGTSGGVIRGNKFNGTGIKGQNSADSWIDVKGTGYLIENNTGTFAKPGVFANGYETHNPSSSPSFPNGCGNTWRGNKSDLGGVGKYAIYIPSVSKCSANPNVVHSSNTVTGATTGLTNIKVTP
- a CDS encoding ROK family transcriptional regulator, with translation MISPVRGTPSLMRAINDRATLRALLESGSLTRPQIVALTGLSKPTASQLLARLQEIGLVISDGIRSGRTGRSAEAYRINPAAAQVAAMDVTPERIEVQIADLTGTIIGSATLPATGPEPDPVTRLRAALTAAEPPEGLNRLVIGVQGAVNPATGRLDYATDEDMPGWQIPDLAPSLGQALGVPVVVENDVNLVALAEQAHGAAAGSPDFVLLWADDGLGAALMLGGRLHRGATGGSGEVGYLPTPGAPTARDVGRFGHHGYQALAGGPAVQELLAGHGISAPDFRQAVASAARRAADGEAAAQTGLREVAERLAVGLAEITAVLDPGLIVLAGGLALAGGEVLRELVERELHALTIPRPPLRLSTVEGNPVLAGALDLGLGQVRDELFGAAIPAG
- the mug gene encoding G/U mismatch-specific DNA glycosylase gives rise to the protein MAKPTAAELADARTLILPDVIAPDLAVLFCGINPGLYSGATGHHFARPGNRFWPTLHRAGFTPRQLDPSEQLEMLEYGLGITNVVARTTARADELTKDELLAGALALTERAERYRPRFVAVAGISAYRGGFDRPKAVMGPQPELIGGARLWVLPNPSGLNAHYQAADLAAAFAELRAAAGIPVRTGPSRR